The stretch of DNA CGGTGCAATACCGGAATAAAGTATTACAAGATTACCGGTAAGGATGTTTCTCTCAACGAAAAAAGCTACTATGACATCGAAGACGCCAGAAGGGCAACTGTCGAGCATGCAAAGGATTTCGCCAACAGGAAGAGAGAGCAGATAAGAAGGCTGTCTTCTCAGTTCGACGGAGAAGAACCCGTAATTGTTGCGCCATTTGACGCCGAGCTGTTCGGCCACTGGTGGTACGAAGGTCCCCTCTTCATTGAGGAGCTATTCAGAGAATTAAACGGGGACAGTACGGTTGTTCCCTCGACCCCGCCTGAAGTCATCAAATCGATGGAACAGGCTCAGGTAGTCACTCCAAACATCTCGACCTGGGGTGCCAACGGTTACAACGAGGTTTGGCTTAACGGGAGAAATGACTGGATTTACAGACACCTTGACGAGGGCGCCAAGAGAATGATTGAACTGGCCAGAAAGTATGATAGAACTGACGACAATCTCAAGATAAGGGCTCTAAACCAGATGGCAAGAGAGCTTCTTCTTGCTCAATCAAGCGATTGGGCATTCATAATAACTACCAATACAACTGTGGAATACGCAGTCAATCGGACCAAGACCCATATCGACAGGTTGCTCTCGCTGCACAGTGAAATCGAAAGTGACTCTATTGATGAAGAGAAATTGAAGACACTTGAATGGGTTGATTCTATATTTCCGAGTATAGACTTCAGAGTCTACGCAAAGCAGGTTGGTTAGTTAAATCTGCCGTTTTTCTTGACATTGCGCCAATTACAAGAGCATACTTGCTATGGTATAATTCGTGAAGCCGGGGGAGGCATAAACCTCCCCCTATTGGTTGTAGAGTATTAGGTGCTTGGAGGGAGTTGAAAAGTAAATGCCAAACAAGAAATCGAGAGGAAATTCTAATTTCATGAAATCTATTCAGCGGCCGGTTGTCTGGGCAGTAGCCATACTCTTTGGAGTTGGAATAATCTGGTGGTCCGTTGCTCAGTATCTGGGAGGGGGCTCCCAGGGTAACCAGCAGAATGCCGGCTCCGAAATCTCTTTCAGTGAAAGTGTGGGCGGTCTCACGAAGGACGGCACTCCGCTCTCAGATTCTAGCTACTGGATCACCTATTCAGAGTACGAAACATCAGTACGCGATACGCTTACGAACCTTAGGAGTCAAGGGTACAATCTCGATCCATATTTTGATACGGAAAACTATCCCAGCGAGATGGGAATTAGATACGATATTTTCCAGTCACTTATAGACCAGAAGACACTGCTTCTGTACGCGACTGAGAATGATGTTCTCCCGACTGCGGAGCAGGTAGATTCCGAAACCAAGAGAATCGTAGATCAATACGTTGCCGACGAAGAGACAAAATCTGCGATTATCTACCAGTACGGTTCGGTTGATGCCTTCACTGAATTGATAAAGGACTACGTAGCGACACAACTGCTCACGACTAATGTGACTAACAAAGCTATCCCCGACATGGATGAGAGATTCCAAAAATACGTTGAGGAGAATCTTGAAGATCTTAAGCTGAATTACGAACGTGTCGATGCCAACCATATTCTGGTCACGGATGAAGCCAGCGCGGTAGAGATAAAGGCAATGATTGATAACGGAGAGATTTCATTCACCGATGCCGCGACAAGCTTCTCAATAGATACGGGCAGCGCAGTCAATGGCGGTGCTTTGGGCGAGTTTAGTAGAGGACAGATGGTTAAGGAGTTTGAAGACGCGTCTTTCGATGCAACTCCCGGTGTTGTGGTCGGACCTGTTGAATCGCAGTTTGGCTATCACCTTATTCTTGTGAACAGCAAAACCACTTTCGACAGCTTTGAGGAGTTTGCCAGCACATCTTCTTATCAATCAGAACTCACCCAGTTCGAGAACGAAGAGTTCAACGCATGGATCTCCGAATACAGGGGCAAGAGCAATCTGTCTCATGAGATAAATGACCCGGACCTGCAAATGTACGCCAGCTATGACGAGGCAATGGCAGATCCAGACAAAGCCTCCGAGCTGCTTGAAGAGCTTGAAAGAGACTACTTCGATGAATCTGGGAACATACTTGTCGGAGAGTCTTTCCTTCCTGTGGTCTTCTACACAGAGCTTGCTGAAAGCGAGATAGGAAATCTCAGAAATCAGATACTTGACCTTGAAGATCTCCAGGATCTACTTTTAGCGCTCCCGGCAACGGCAACATCCATGTCGGCTGAGCAAATCGAGAGCGAACTTGAAACGATTCCTTCAACCGAGACAGAGATTAGAAGCATTCTGTCCGAAGCGAAAAGAGCAAGAGACTACATGAACGAATTTGGTGTTCAAAGTCTTGAAGAGGTCGAAGAAATGCTTGCCGAGAAGCGCAAGACTTTCGATGACAAGAACTTGCGTTTCGGGAATTCCGTTAAGTACTTGTACTCGGTAATGCCCAATTCTACTAGAGTCGTAAACTACATGTACCAGATTGACGGTGACAATCCCGAGGTTGCTTACATGTACAACGAGAATTCTTACAATATGAATGTGAGGCCGCTCCTCGAGAGCCCCGAGCTGCTTGACAGTTACCTTCAATACTACGGGCAGTATTTCGGCGCTCAGGCGAGATCGCTTCTGATCGACTCGCCGGTTCAGAGCATAGAGAGCGATCTTAATCAGAAAGTCATTAACTCCACTGAAGCCGCAACTGATCTTAAGATCAGCGCTCTATATCTACTTGTCGATATTTACGAGAAAATGGCCGGGTCACAGGAGAACGAGCAGATGATGCAGATCTACCTCATGAGTGAGAAGCATTATCTAGAGAAGCTCCTGGAACTCTATCCTGAGGACGAGACAATTGGATCGCTAATCGAGACGATCGAATTCCAGATTTCCGAGC from Mesotoga infera encodes:
- a CDS encoding parvulin peptidyl-prolyl isomerase, with the translated sequence MPNKKSRGNSNFMKSIQRPVVWAVAILFGVGIIWWSVAQYLGGGSQGNQQNAGSEISFSESVGGLTKDGTPLSDSSYWITYSEYETSVRDTLTNLRSQGYNLDPYFDTENYPSEMGIRYDIFQSLIDQKTLLLYATENDVLPTAEQVDSETKRIVDQYVADEETKSAIIYQYGSVDAFTELIKDYVATQLLTTNVTNKAIPDMDERFQKYVEENLEDLKLNYERVDANHILVTDEASAVEIKAMIDNGEISFTDAATSFSIDTGSAVNGGALGEFSRGQMVKEFEDASFDATPGVVVGPVESQFGYHLILVNSKTTFDSFEEFASTSSYQSELTQFENEEFNAWISEYRGKSNLSHEINDPDLQMYASYDEAMADPDKASELLEELERDYFDESGNILVGESFLPVVFYTELAESEIGNLRNQILDLEDLQDLLLALPATATSMSAEQIESELETIPSTETEIRSILSEAKRARDYMNEFGVQSLEEVEEMLAEKRKTFDDKNLRFGNSVKYLYSVMPNSTRVVNYMYQIDGDNPEVAYMYNENSYNMNVRPLLESPELLDSYLQYYGQYFGAQARSLLIDSPVQSIESDLNQKVINSTEAATDLKISALYLLVDIYEKMAGSQENEQMMQIYLMSEKHYLEKLLELYPEDETIGSLIETIEFQISELNAQASTDATQTDEATDVDLPLDTGLDTEIGSDGLNVPFESETPSSIGDVDLDVSFESEASGTVN